A stretch of Portunus trituberculatus isolate SZX2019 chromosome 48, ASM1759143v1, whole genome shotgun sequence DNA encodes these proteins:
- the LOC123498688 gene encoding uncharacterized oxidoreductase MexAM1_META1p0182-like, producing MASQSSQDGERQDICQWALGHVAVVTGAGQRVGKAIAASLHKRGYTVAIHYNESKDEAISFMAELNSIRKNSAYAFHADLSRNVRERAGHLLAEVVEKWGRLDLLVNSAAIYYATPIAETTEEQWDKLLDLNAKAPYFMTQAAAPYLKETHGSVVNVADILGERPNAPFNVYCITKATLIMITKSLALELAPEVRVNYINPGASMFPETYDENLKQNWISKTPLGRARNGEEVGDTVAFLASPSAAFMTGAGISPSGGRTVAL from the exons ATGGCGAGTCAGAGCAGCCAGGACGGCGAGA GGCAGGACATCTGCCAGTGGGCCTTGGGACATGTGGCTGTGGTGACAGGTGCAGGGCAGCGAGTGGGTAAGGCCATTGCTGCCAGCCTCCACAAGAGAGGTTACACAGTTGCCATCCACTACAATGAATCAAAGGATGAAGCCATTTCATTCATGGCAGAATTAAACAG CATCCGCAAGAACAGCGCCTACGCCTTCCATGCAGACCTGTCACGCAATGTGAGGGAGAGAGCTGGTCACCTGTTGGCTGAGGTGGTAGAGAAGTGGGGAAGACTTGACCTCCTAGTGAACAGTGCTGCCATCTACTATGCAACACCAATTGCCGAGACAACAGAGGAGCAATGGGATAAGCTGCTGGATCTCAATGCAAAAGCTCCATATTTCATGACCCAG GCAGCTGCTCCATACTTGAAGGAGACCCACGGTTCTGTGGTCAATGTGGCAGATATCCTGGGTGAGCGTCCTAATGCACCATTCAATGTGTACTGCATCACCAAGGCCACCCTCATCATGATCACCAAGAGCTTAGCCCTTGAGCTTGCACCCGAA GTCCGTGTCAACTATATCAATCCAGGAGCATCTATGTTTCCCGAGACCTACGATGAAAACCTCAAGCAG AACTGGATCTCAAAAACTCCCCTCGGGAGGGcaaggaatggagaggaggtGGGTGACACTGTGGCATTCTTGGCCTCACCCTCAGCTGCCTTCATGACTGGAGCTGGCATATCTCCCTCTGGTGGTCGCACTGTTGCTCTGTAA